A genomic window from Flavobacterium johnsoniae includes:
- a CDS encoding DUF1684 domain-containing protein has product MKTIYALVLLFVFSFGFGQKKFSKNEVLKFQKKLNSEFADSKTSPLMAKDLKTFKSLEFYPISETYFVNATLVKAKGGKVFEMKESGKYTSKYIKYGTLNFKINGKAFKLAVYQNLELIVQEKYKNYLFLPFSDLTSGKQSYIGGRYIDLQIPKGNTIAIDFNQAYNPYCAYNYEYSCPLVPLENDLKIEIKAGVKDFH; this is encoded by the coding sequence ATGAAAACTATCTACGCCCTAGTTTTATTGTTTGTTTTTAGTTTTGGCTTTGGTCAAAAAAAGTTTAGCAAAAATGAAGTGTTAAAATTTCAGAAGAAACTGAATTCGGAATTTGCTGATTCTAAGACAAGTCCGTTAATGGCTAAAGATTTAAAAACTTTTAAAAGCTTAGAGTTTTATCCTATTTCGGAGACTTATTTTGTAAATGCAACTTTGGTAAAAGCAAAAGGCGGAAAAGTTTTTGAAATGAAAGAATCTGGAAAATATACCTCAAAATATATCAAATACGGTACTTTAAATTTTAAAATAAATGGAAAAGCGTTTAAGCTTGCCGTTTATCAAAACTTGGAACTTATAGTACAAGAAAAATATAAAAATTATCTGTTTTTGCCATTTTCCGATTTAACAAGCGGAAAACAAAGTTACATCGGTGGTCGTTATATCGATTTGCAAATTCCGAAAGGAAATACAATTGCGATTGATTTTAATCAGGCGTATAATCCGTATTGTGCTTATAATTACGAATATTCTTGTCCGCTTGTACCGCTAGAAAATGATTTGAAAATCGAAATTAAAGCGGGAGTAAAAGATTTTCATTAA
- a CDS encoding TatD family hydrolase: MEFFNFHTHHFTNQQNVLELVNQYPKDFDSSIAFYSIGIHPWYIDENRVAEDLKIIEEKLQIENCLAIGECGLDKRIEIPLELQVSVFEKQLELAQKFKKPVVIHCVAAFQEITAIKKRMKISVPMIIHGFSKNKQLAEQLIKDGFYLSFGKYLLKNPDLKSVFQAIPNDRFFLETDTIEETIQQVYELASEYKDLNINELKGIISSNYKSVF, translated from the coding sequence ATGGAATTTTTCAATTTTCATACACATCATTTTACCAATCAACAAAATGTTTTAGAGTTGGTAAATCAATATCCAAAAGATTTTGATTCTTCGATTGCATTTTATTCTATCGGAATTCATCCTTGGTATATTGATGAAAATCGAGTTGCTGAAGATTTGAAAATTATAGAAGAAAAACTGCAAATAGAAAATTGTTTGGCAATTGGCGAATGTGGTTTAGATAAACGAATTGAAATTCCGTTAGAATTGCAGGTTTCTGTTTTTGAAAAGCAATTAGAATTGGCACAAAAATTCAAAAAACCAGTTGTTATTCATTGTGTAGCCGCTTTTCAGGAAATAACGGCAATTAAGAAAAGAATGAAAATTTCTGTTCCAATGATTATTCATGGTTTTTCGAAGAATAAACAATTGGCAGAGCAATTAATTAAAGACGGATTTTATCTTTCATTTGGGAAATATTTATTGAAGAACCCAGATTTAAAATCAGTTTTTCAAGCAATTCCAAATGATCGTTTTTTTTTAGAAACGGATACAATTGAAGAAACAATTCAGCAAGTTTATGAATTAGCTTCTGAATATAAAGATTTAAATATAAATGAATTAAAAGGTATTATTTCAAGTAATTATAAAAGTGTTTTTTAA
- a CDS encoding HAD family hydrolase, which produces MIKTVIFDMDGVIVDTEPVHRYAYYLQFSELNIEVPEEMYTSFTGFSTRNTFQTLKSYFPSVEQEVEDLIQRKRTIFNDAFDTKEDLYLLDGVEDLIKDLYSNGIQLILASSASKVTIDRVFTRFNLHQYFTHIVSGEDFPQSKPNPAIFIHAASLSIAPKDECIIIEDSTNGIKAAKGAGIYCVGYKSEHSNLQDLSEADLVIDHFNELNAEKISQLKP; this is translated from the coding sequence ATGATTAAAACAGTAATTTTTGATATGGATGGCGTAATCGTAGACACGGAGCCAGTTCATCGTTATGCATATTATTTACAATTTTCAGAATTAAATATAGAAGTGCCAGAAGAAATGTACACTTCATTTACTGGTTTTTCTACTCGAAATACTTTTCAGACTTTAAAAAGTTATTTTCCATCTGTAGAGCAGGAAGTTGAAGATTTGATTCAAAGAAAAAGAACGATTTTTAATGATGCTTTTGATACCAAAGAAGATCTGTATCTTTTAGACGGAGTTGAAGATTTAATTAAAGATTTGTATAGCAACGGAATACAGTTGATTTTGGCTTCTTCAGCTTCAAAAGTTACTATAGATCGAGTTTTTACAAGATTTAATCTTCATCAATATTTTACGCATATTGTGAGCGGTGAAGATTTTCCGCAATCAAAACCAAATCCAGCAATTTTTATTCACGCTGCTTCTTTATCAATTGCTCCAAAAGATGAATGTATTATTATAGAAGATAGTACAAACGGAATAAAAGCAGCAAAAGGAGCTGGAATCTATTGTGTAGGATATAAAAGTGAACACTCAAATCTACAAGATTTATCTGAGGCAGATTTAGTTATAGATCATTTTAACGAACTAAATGCTGAAAAAATATCACAGCTTAAGCCTTGA
- a CDS encoding MDR family MFS transporter: MLKNAFTHYINNFRGFSREIWILAIVTFINRAGTMVLPFLSKYLKEDLHFSYNQVGWIMVAFGFGSMLGSWLGGKLSDKIGFYKIMVFSLFTSGVSLFFVQYITHFWSLCIAMFLLMTIADMFRPAMFVSLGAYAKPENRTRALTLVRLAVNLGFAAGPALGGLIIMGMGYSGLFWVDGSSCIISILIFAFLVKEKKKVVYEDKTESAGDVKSVFHDKIFWVFLFVSFITAMIFFQLFTTLPLYHNEKFGLSEFQTGLLMTLNGLLIFALEMPTVGFLERKGFAKIRIIIVGSFIMASSFFLLLINFWAGILVVSMICISVGEVLTFPFSNAFALSRAPRGQEGRYMALYTMSFSLAHIISSKVGFEIITRLGYQINWLFMACIGVLATGCCLWIKNALVTEKPQ; this comes from the coding sequence ATGCTCAAAAACGCTTTTACCCACTACATTAATAATTTCAGAGGTTTTTCTAGAGAAATTTGGATTCTTGCAATTGTAACTTTTATCAATCGTGCCGGAACAATGGTACTTCCGTTTTTGTCCAAATATTTAAAAGAAGATCTTCATTTTTCGTACAATCAAGTTGGATGGATTATGGTTGCTTTTGGCTTCGGTTCTATGTTGGGTTCATGGCTTGGCGGAAAACTTTCAGACAAAATTGGATTTTATAAAATAATGGTTTTCAGCTTATTTACCAGCGGTGTTTCTCTTTTCTTTGTACAATATATTACACATTTCTGGTCACTTTGTATTGCCATGTTTCTCTTAATGACTATTGCAGATATGTTTAGACCAGCCATGTTCGTGTCTTTGGGCGCTTATGCAAAACCCGAAAATAGAACTCGTGCTTTAACACTTGTTCGTCTGGCAGTAAATCTAGGTTTTGCAGCTGGTCCAGCTCTCGGCGGACTAATTATTATGGGAATGGGATATTCTGGTCTTTTCTGGGTTGATGGTTCTTCTTGTATTATTTCGATATTAATTTTCGCCTTTTTAGTAAAAGAAAAGAAAAAAGTAGTTTATGAAGATAAAACAGAAAGTGCTGGAGATGTAAAATCGGTTTTTCATGACAAGATTTTCTGGGTTTTCTTATTTGTGAGTTTTATTACGGCTATGATTTTCTTTCAGCTTTTTACGACTTTACCTTTATATCATAACGAAAAATTTGGTTTAAGCGAATTCCAAACTGGGTTATTAATGACGCTCAACGGACTTTTGATTTTTGCTTTAGAAATGCCTACAGTTGGCTTTTTAGAAAGAAAAGGTTTTGCTAAAATCAGAATTATTATTGTAGGTTCTTTTATTATGGCATCGAGTTTCTTTTTGCTACTTATTAATTTTTGGGCAGGAATATTGGTTGTCAGCATGATTTGCATTTCTGTCGGCGAAGTTCTAACCTTTCCTTTTTCTAATGCTTTTGCGTTGAGCCGTGCACCACGCGGACAAGAAGGTCGCTACATGGCACTTTATACCATGAGTTTTAGTTTAGCACACATAATCAGTTCAAAAGTTGGTTTTGAAATCATTACTCGCTTGGGTTATCAAATCAACTGGTTATTTATGGCTTGCATTGGCGTTTTGGCAACAGGTTGCTGTTTATGGATTAAAAATGCTTTAGTCACAGAAAAACCTCAATAG
- a CDS encoding tRNA threonylcarbamoyladenosine dehydratase, which produces MAEWTERAELLFTKEGLENLQKANVLVVGLGGVGSFAAEFLARAGVGNMTIVDGDVVDITNINRQLPALHSTVGEPKITIVGDRLMDINPELKLTRVKEFLSPERAFEIVSPEFDYVLDCIDSITPKLNLIIAAKRKRVKIISSMGAGGKMLASKVKVADISKTINCYFSKTIRKRLKAVKINKLKVVFSSEIQNEKSLKLTDGKNFKKSFYGTNSYMPGLFGLHAAETVIRYLISNEK; this is translated from the coding sequence ATGGCAGAATGGACAGAAAGAGCAGAGCTTTTGTTTACTAAAGAAGGATTAGAAAATTTACAAAAAGCAAATGTTTTAGTTGTAGGATTAGGAGGAGTTGGATCTTTTGCAGCCGAATTTTTGGCAAGAGCAGGAGTAGGGAATATGACAATTGTTGATGGAGATGTTGTGGATATTACCAATATAAACCGTCAATTACCGGCATTACATTCAACAGTTGGAGAACCAAAAATCACTATTGTTGGTGATCGTTTGATGGATATTAATCCAGAATTGAAACTGACACGCGTTAAAGAATTTCTTTCTCCAGAGCGAGCTTTCGAAATAGTTTCTCCAGAATTCGACTATGTTTTGGACTGTATTGATAGTATTACGCCAAAATTAAATTTGATTATTGCGGCAAAACGCAAAAGAGTAAAAATCATCAGCAGTATGGGAGCTGGCGGAAAAATGCTGGCTTCAAAAGTAAAAGTTGCGGATATTTCTAAAACAATCAATTGTTATTTTTCAAAAACAATTCGCAAGCGTTTGAAAGCGGTAAAAATCAATAAGTTGAAAGTAGTTTTTTCATCAGAAATTCAAAACGAAAAAAGTTTAAAATTAACTGACGGAAAAAATTTCAAAAAATCTTTCTACGGAACGAATAGCTACATGCCAGGGTTATTCGGTCTTCATGCCGCAGAAACTGTAATTCGTTATTTGATTTCGAACGAAAAATAA
- a CDS encoding DUF2911 domain-containing protein produces the protein MKKILIALALILAPLASEAQVKTPQASPKGYIKQTVGLTDVEVTYSRPGARGRAVFGNLVPFGKLWRTGANENTIINFSDDVIIDGKTLKKGKYAIYTVPRIESWDVIFYLSTDNWGLPENWSEAYVALKTTVKEDALPTPVETFTIGINGLDPNFGYLEMAWENSHVALKFEVPTAKTAIASIDKTLAGPSWNDYYAASQYLFQSNGNIELSRTYVDKALDMSTDKPYYVTRLKSLIQAKQGDKKGAVETAKASLASAEAANNADYVKLNKDSIAEWSR, from the coding sequence ATGAAAAAAATACTTATTGCATTAGCCCTGATTTTAGCGCCATTAGCATCAGAAGCACAAGTAAAAACGCCACAAGCGAGTCCAAAAGGATATATAAAACAAACTGTAGGTTTAACAGATGTTGAAGTTACTTACTCAAGACCAGGTGCAAGAGGAAGAGCTGTTTTTGGAAATTTAGTTCCGTTTGGAAAATTATGGAGAACTGGAGCAAACGAAAATACAATTATTAATTTCAGTGATGACGTTATTATTGACGGTAAAACATTGAAAAAAGGGAAATATGCAATTTACACTGTTCCAAGAATTGAAAGCTGGGATGTGATTTTTTATCTTTCTACAGATAATTGGGGATTGCCAGAAAATTGGAGCGAAGCTTATGTAGCATTGAAAACTACTGTAAAAGAAGATGCTCTGCCAACTCCGGTAGAAACATTTACAATTGGAATAAATGGCTTAGATCCGAATTTTGGTTATTTAGAAATGGCTTGGGAAAATTCTCATGTAGCTTTAAAATTTGAAGTGCCAACTGCAAAAACTGCCATTGCAAGTATTGATAAAACGTTAGCTGGACCATCATGGAACGATTATTATGCTGCGTCTCAATATTTATTTCAATCAAATGGAAATATCGAATTATCTAGAACTTATGTTGATAAAGCGTTGGATATGAGTACTGATAAACCTTATTATGTAACAAGATTAAAATCTTTGATTCAAGCAAAACAAGGAGATAAAAAAGGTGCAGTAGAAACAGCAAAAGCTTCTTTAGCTTCTGCAGAAGCTGCTAACAATGCTGATTACGTAAAATTGAATAAAGACAGTATCGCTGAGTGGAGTAGATAA
- a CDS encoding MCP four helix bundle domain-containing protein, giving the protein MKDLKKYSNKTKAAFVLLIVMLLILLGNFNTLLNSKNVNDNINAIYKDRLVVAHYIFQYSKQLHFIKAEAEKLDLSDNIKKNEIIHTLDIIHNIDDLYAKTVLTNKEKQYFDAFLSSCKEINKQVENKDWNKIATSSGQALKTLESLSEIQIEEGKAKLALANSMYNKNNSIGQLQIALLIILGGITFYLLIKKIKKTVKIPEPPSMN; this is encoded by the coding sequence ATGAAAGATTTAAAAAAATACAGCAATAAAACCAAAGCTGCTTTTGTTCTTTTGATAGTGATGCTACTTATTTTGTTGGGGAATTTTAATACACTTTTGAATTCAAAAAATGTAAACGACAATATAAATGCGATTTATAAAGATCGATTAGTTGTTGCACATTACATTTTTCAATATTCTAAACAGCTTCATTTTATAAAAGCAGAAGCTGAAAAGCTTGATTTAAGTGATAATATCAAGAAAAACGAAATCATCCATACTCTAGATATTATTCATAATATTGATGATTTGTATGCCAAAACTGTTTTAACAAATAAAGAAAAACAATATTTTGATGCTTTTTTAAGTTCCTGCAAAGAAATCAACAAACAGGTTGAAAACAAAGATTGGAATAAAATTGCCACTTCAAGCGGTCAAGCTCTTAAAACTTTAGAATCTTTATCGGAAATTCAGATTGAAGAAGGAAAAGCAAAACTTGCTCTTGCCAATTCGATGTATAATAAAAATAATAGCATTGGACAATTACAAATTGCTTTGCTAATTATTTTAGGAGGAATTACGTTTTATCTCTTAATTAAAAAGATAAAAAAAACGGTTAAAATTCCTGAACCTCCAAGTATGAATTGA